From the Hevea brasiliensis isolate MT/VB/25A 57/8 chromosome 15, ASM3005281v1, whole genome shotgun sequence genome, one window contains:
- the LOC110652123 gene encoding glycine-rich RNA-binding protein, with protein MASTEIEYRCFVGGLAWATNDQALQEAFSPFGEILESKIINDRETGRSRGFGFVTFNNEKSMRDAIEGMNGQNLDGRNITVNEAQSRGSGGGGGGYSRGGSGGGYGGGGRREGGYGGGYNRGGGGYGGGGYGGGRDRGYGDGGSRYSRGGGASDGNWRN; from the exons ATGGCGTCTACAGAGATAGAGTACAGGTGCTTTGTCGGCGGCCTTGCCTGGGCCACAAACGACCAAGCCCTCCAGGAGGCCTTTAGTCCCTTTGGCGAGATCCTTGAATCGAAG ATCATCAATGATAGAGAGACTGGCAGATCTCGCGGGTTTGGATTCGTGACCTTCAACAACGAGAAGTCGATGAGAGATGCTATTGAAGGAATGAACGGTCAGAATCTCGACGGCCGTAACATTACCGTTAACGAAGCTCAATCCCGCGGAAGCGGAGGTGGTGGCGGTGGATACAGCCGTGGCGGCAGCGGTGGCGGCTATGGTGGTGGCGGACGACGTGAAGGTGGATACGGTGGTGGTTACAACCGCGGAGGTGGTGGATATGGCGGTGGTGGTTACGGTGGGGGTCGGGACCGTGGATATGGTGATGGTGGATCTCGTTACTCAAGGGGTGGTGGTGCATCTGACGGGAACTGGAGGAATTAG